A part of Streptomyces sp. NBC_01210 genomic DNA contains:
- a CDS encoding MEDS domain-containing protein: MSSDARPNGFVHHACLYHDDEEFLAMAVPFAEEGLDARDPVLAATTPANIQLLGDALGERAHALDTADTAYFGRRPVERVSALLRYADRGRMSGRPVWMIAEPVWAGKCARQIAEWKRMESGLNVLLAHTDSRLICPYDTRTLPGHVVEAAWATHPGHVVGDLVLPCGTYTDPEAYAAAGERPLPPPPASAALLALPVSLAAVRRFARLRAEAAGLPGERVALAETLANEALTWLVARGAAAGAELRVWEEPGAVVWDVLATGAGAALPGRFAGFAPPGPESSTDDALWLLRTLSESLDVRVESGGGLRLRAVCAGPRVLTQG, translated from the coding sequence GTGTCAAGTGACGCCCGGCCCAACGGTTTTGTGCACCATGCCTGTCTGTACCACGACGACGAAGAATTCCTGGCGATGGCAGTGCCGTTCGCCGAGGAGGGGCTGGACGCGAGGGATCCCGTGCTGGCCGCGACGACGCCCGCCAACATCCAACTCCTGGGGGACGCCCTCGGGGAGCGGGCCCACGCACTCGACACCGCGGACACCGCCTACTTCGGCCGTCGCCCGGTGGAACGGGTCTCCGCGCTCCTGCGGTACGCGGACCGTGGCCGGATGTCCGGGCGCCCGGTGTGGATGATCGCCGAACCGGTCTGGGCCGGTAAATGCGCGCGGCAGATCGCCGAGTGGAAGCGGATGGAGTCCGGGCTCAATGTGCTGCTCGCGCACACCGACTCCCGGCTGATCTGCCCGTACGACACCCGGACCCTGCCCGGCCATGTCGTGGAGGCCGCCTGGGCCACCCATCCCGGCCATGTGGTGGGCGATCTGGTGCTGCCCTGCGGGACGTACACGGACCCGGAGGCTTATGCGGCGGCCGGTGAGCGGCCGCTCCCGCCGCCGCCCGCGAGCGCCGCGCTGCTCGCGCTGCCCGTGTCACTCGCCGCGGTACGGCGTTTCGCGCGGCTGCGGGCCGAGGCGGCCGGGCTGCCGGGGGAGCGGGTGGCGCTGGCCGAGACGCTGGCGAACGAGGCGCTGACGTGGCTGGTGGCGCGGGGTGCGGCGGCCGGTGCGGAGCTACGGGTCTGGGAGGAGCCGGGCGCGGTGGTGTGGGACGTGCTGGCCACGGGGGCGGGGGCGGCCTTGCCGGGCCGCTTCGCGGGCTTCGCGCCGCCGGGGCCGGAGTCGTCCACGGACGACGCGCTGTGGCTGCTGCGGACGCTGTCGGAGTCGCTGGACGTCCGCGTGGAGTCCGGAGGGGGCTTGCGGTTGCGCGCGGTGTGCGCGGGCCCACGGGTGCTCACCCAGGGCTGA
- the ndgR gene encoding IclR family transcriptional regulator NdgR: MDNSSGVGVLDKAALVLSALESGPATLAGLVAATGLARPTAHRLAVALEHHRMVARDMQGRFILGPRLAELAAAAGEDRLLATAGPVLTHLRDVTGESAQLYRRQGDMRICVAAAERLSGLRDTVPVGSTLTMKAGSSAQILMAWEEPERLHRGLQGARFTATALSGVRRRGWAQSIGEREPGVASVSAPVRGPSNRVVAAVSVSGPIERLTRHPGRMHAQAVIDAAARLSEALRRS; this comes from the coding sequence ATGGACAACTCTAGCGGCGTCGGCGTTCTCGACAAGGCAGCTCTGGTACTGAGCGCACTGGAGTCCGGTCCGGCCACCCTCGCCGGGCTGGTCGCGGCGACAGGGCTTGCACGACCCACGGCACATCGCCTTGCCGTGGCACTGGAACACCACCGGATGGTGGCGAGGGACATGCAGGGCCGGTTCATTCTCGGTCCGCGGCTGGCGGAGCTCGCCGCCGCGGCGGGCGAGGACCGGCTGCTGGCCACGGCCGGACCCGTACTCACGCATCTGCGCGATGTGACCGGCGAGAGCGCGCAGCTCTACCGCCGGCAGGGAGACATGCGGATCTGTGTGGCGGCGGCCGAGCGGCTGTCCGGACTGCGGGACACCGTGCCGGTCGGCTCCACGCTCACGATGAAGGCCGGCTCCTCGGCCCAGATCCTGATGGCCTGGGAGGAGCCGGAGCGCCTGCACCGCGGACTGCAGGGCGCCCGTTTCACGGCGACGGCGCTGTCCGGCGTACGGCGCCGGGGCTGGGCCCAGTCGATCGGCGAGCGTGAGCCGGGCGTCGCGTCGGTCTCCGCGCCCGTACGCGGCCCGTCCAACCGCGTGGTCGCCGCCGTCTCGGTCTCCGGGCCGATCGAGCGCCTGACGCGCCACCCGGGCCGCATGCACGCTCAGGCGGTCATCGACGCGGCGGCCCGCCTGAGCGAGGCGCTCCGCCGTAGCTGA
- the leuC gene encoding 3-isopropylmalate dehydratase large subunit: MGRTLAEKVWDDHVVRRAEGEPDLLFIDLHLLHEVTSPQAFDGLRQNARQVRRLDLTIATEDHNTPTLDIDKPIADPISRAQLETLRKNCADFGVRLHPLGDIEQGVVHVVGPQLGLTQPGTTVVCGDSHTSTHGAFGALAFGIGTSQVEHVLATQTLPLARPKTMAITVEGELPDSVTAKDLILAIIAKIGTGGGQGYILEYRGSAIEKLSMEARMTICNMSIEAGARAGMIAPDRTTFDYLQGRDHAPKGAEWDAAVAYWETLRTDDDAVFDAEVFIDAAELAPFVTWGTNPGQGAPLTANVPDPASYEDASERHAAEKALEYMGLSAGQPLRDIKVDTVFVGSCTNGRIEDLRNVAAIVEGRKVADGVRMLVVPGSVRVALQAVEEGLDKVFTAAGAEWRHAGCSMCLGMNPDQLAPGERSASTSNRNFEGRQGKGGRTHLVSPQVAAATAVLGHLASPADLSDADARTPAGAR, from the coding sequence ATGGGTAGGACACTCGCGGAGAAGGTCTGGGACGACCACGTCGTCCGGCGCGCAGAGGGCGAGCCCGACCTGCTCTTCATTGATCTGCATCTGCTGCACGAGGTGACCAGCCCCCAGGCCTTCGACGGGCTCCGGCAGAACGCCCGCCAGGTCCGGCGCCTCGACCTCACCATCGCGACCGAGGACCACAACACCCCGACCCTGGACATCGACAAGCCCATCGCGGACCCAATCTCGCGCGCCCAGTTGGAAACGCTCCGTAAGAACTGTGCCGACTTCGGCGTACGTCTGCACCCGCTGGGCGACATCGAGCAGGGCGTTGTCCATGTGGTGGGCCCGCAGCTGGGCCTGACCCAGCCCGGTACCACCGTGGTCTGCGGCGACTCGCACACCTCCACGCACGGCGCTTTCGGCGCGCTGGCGTTCGGCATCGGCACCTCCCAGGTGGAGCATGTGCTGGCCACCCAGACGCTGCCGCTGGCCCGCCCCAAGACCATGGCCATCACGGTCGAGGGCGAACTGCCCGACAGTGTCACCGCCAAGGACCTGATCCTGGCGATCATCGCGAAGATCGGTACCGGCGGCGGCCAGGGCTACATCCTGGAATACCGCGGCTCCGCCATCGAGAAGCTCTCGATGGAGGCCCGGATGACCATCTGCAATATGTCGATCGAGGCGGGCGCCCGGGCCGGAATGATCGCCCCGGACCGCACCACCTTCGACTATCTGCAGGGCCGCGACCACGCCCCCAAGGGCGCGGAGTGGGACGCCGCTGTCGCGTACTGGGAGACCCTGCGTACCGACGACGACGCCGTTTTCGACGCCGAGGTGTTCATCGACGCCGCCGAACTGGCGCCGTTCGTCACCTGGGGCACCAACCCCGGCCAGGGTGCGCCCCTGACGGCGAACGTCCCCGACCCGGCTTCGTACGAGGACGCTTCGGAGCGACACGCCGCCGAAAAGGCCCTGGAATACATGGGGTTGAGTGCCGGCCAGCCGCTGCGCGACATCAAGGTCGACACCGTCTTCGTAGGCTCCTGCACCAACGGCCGTATCGAGGACCTGCGCAACGTGGCCGCCATCGTCGAGGGCCGCAAAGTCGCCGACGGCGTACGGATGCTGGTGGTCCCCGGCTCCGTACGGGTCGCGCTGCAGGCCGTCGAGGAGGGCCTGGACAAGGTCTTCACCGCCGCGGGCGCCGAATGGCGGCACGCCGGCTGCTCGATGTGTCTGGGCATGAACCCCGACCAACTGGCCCCCGGCGAGCGCTCCGCGTCCACCTCCAACCGCAACTTCGAGGGCAGGCAGGGCAAGGGCGGACGCACCCATCTGGTCTCGCCCCAGGTCGCCGCGGCCACAGCGGTACTGGGCCATCTGGCCTCCCCCGCCGATCTGTCCGACGCCGACGCCCGTACGCCCGCTGGAGCCCGATAA
- a CDS encoding HAD family hydrolase translates to MPIRAVLWDIDDTIFDYASADRVGMQRHLNAEGLPDGYDSVGQALDAWRELTQLHWARFAGGETDFQGQRRDRVRSFLRTELSDADADAWFERHVAHFEAAWSLFPDTVPVLDVLADEYRHAVLSNASIHNQDRKLRALGVRDRFEAVVCAVELGVSKPDAGAFHAACDAIDLTPQEVVYVGDHPDIDARGAVAAGLTGIWLDRTGLGGHPELTRITGLDQLPGLLRGDTRFGAPDTFR, encoded by the coding sequence ATGCCGATCCGCGCGGTTCTCTGGGACATCGATGACACGATCTTCGACTACGCCAGCGCCGACCGCGTCGGCATGCAAAGGCATCTGAACGCCGAGGGCCTGCCCGACGGATACGACTCCGTCGGGCAGGCCCTCGATGCGTGGCGCGAGCTCACCCAGCTGCACTGGGCCCGGTTCGCCGGCGGCGAGACCGATTTCCAGGGGCAGCGCCGCGACCGCGTCCGGTCCTTTCTCCGTACGGAGCTGAGCGACGCGGACGCGGACGCCTGGTTCGAACGGCACGTCGCCCACTTCGAGGCCGCCTGGTCCCTCTTCCCCGACACCGTGCCCGTCCTGGACGTGCTGGCGGACGAGTACCGCCACGCCGTCCTGTCGAACGCCAGCATTCACAACCAGGACCGCAAGCTGCGCGCCCTCGGTGTACGGGACCGGTTCGAAGCCGTCGTGTGCGCCGTCGAACTCGGGGTCTCCAAGCCCGACGCCGGCGCCTTCCATGCCGCCTGTGACGCGATCGACCTCACGCCGCAGGAGGTGGTGTATGTGGGGGATCATCCCGATATCGACGCTCGCGGCGCCGTCGCCGCGGGGCTCACCGGCATCTGGCTCGATCGCACCGGCCTCGGTGGGCACCCTGAGCTCACTCGTATCACCGGCCTCGACCAGCTTCCTGGCCTGCTGCGGGGCGATACCCGTTTTGGAGCGCCGGACACCTTCAGGTAA
- the gltX gene encoding glutamate--tRNA ligase yields MANANVRVRFCPSPTGNPHVGLVRTALFNWAFARHNGGTMVFRIEDTDAARDSEESYNQLLDSMRWLGLDWDEGPETGGPHAPYRQSQRMDLYKDVAEKLLAGGYAYHCYCTALELEARRDAARAAGKPSGYDGKCRDLTAEQKAAYEAEGRTSIVRFRMPDEPITFTDLVRGELTFTPENVPDYGIVRANGAPLYTLVNPVDDALMEITHVLRGEDLLSSTPRQVALYKALIELGIAKEIPVFGHLPYVMGEGNKKLSKRDPQASLNLYRERGFLPEGLINYLSLLGWSYSADQDIFSVAELVEKFDIVDVNANPARFDLKKAEAINADHIRRLDVKAFTEACRPWLQAPHANWAPEQFDEAAWEAIAPYAQTRVTVLSDITANVDFLFRDAPVEDEASWTKAMKEGSDALLRTVREKLESADWSSAESLKNAVLAAGEEHGLKLGKAQAPVRVAVTGRTVGLPLFESLEILGKEKTLSRIDAALAKLTA; encoded by the coding sequence GTGGCTAACGCGAACGTCCGCGTACGTTTCTGTCCCTCGCCGACCGGCAACCCCCATGTGGGTCTGGTCCGCACCGCCCTGTTCAACTGGGCGTTCGCCCGGCACAACGGCGGCACCATGGTCTTCCGCATCGAGGACACCGACGCGGCCCGCGACTCCGAGGAGTCGTACAACCAGCTGCTCGACTCGATGCGCTGGCTGGGCCTGGACTGGGACGAGGGCCCCGAGACCGGCGGCCCGCACGCGCCCTACCGCCAGTCGCAGCGGATGGACCTCTACAAGGACGTCGCCGAGAAGCTCCTGGCCGGGGGTTACGCGTACCACTGCTACTGCACCGCCCTTGAGCTGGAGGCCCGCCGCGACGCCGCCCGCGCGGCCGGCAAGCCCTCCGGTTACGACGGCAAGTGCCGCGACCTGACCGCCGAGCAGAAGGCGGCGTACGAGGCCGAGGGCCGCACCTCCATCGTCCGCTTCCGGATGCCCGACGAGCCGATCACCTTCACGGACCTGGTCCGCGGCGAGCTCACCTTCACTCCGGAGAACGTCCCGGACTACGGCATCGTCCGCGCCAACGGCGCCCCGCTGTACACGCTGGTCAACCCGGTCGACGATGCGCTGATGGAGATCACCCATGTGCTGCGCGGCGAGGACCTGCTGTCCTCCACCCCGCGGCAGGTCGCGCTCTACAAGGCGCTGATCGAGCTGGGCATCGCCAAGGAGATCCCGGTCTTCGGCCACCTGCCGTACGTGATGGGCGAGGGCAACAAGAAGCTCTCCAAGCGCGACCCGCAGGCGTCCCTGAACCTGTACCGCGAGCGCGGCTTCCTCCCCGAGGGTCTGATCAACTACCTGTCGCTGCTCGGCTGGTCCTACTCCGCCGACCAGGACATCTTCTCGGTCGCCGAGCTGGTCGAGAAGTTCGACATCGTGGACGTCAACGCCAACCCGGCCCGCTTCGACCTGAAGAAGGCGGAGGCGATCAACGCCGACCACATCCGCCGGCTCGATGTGAAGGCCTTCACCGAGGCGTGCCGCCCCTGGCTGCAGGCCCCGCACGCCAACTGGGCCCCGGAGCAGTTCGACGAGGCGGCCTGGGAGGCGATCGCCCCGTACGCCCAGACCCGGGTCACCGTCCTCTCGGACATCACGGCCAACGTCGACTTCCTCTTCCGGGACGCGCCGGTCGAGGACGAGGCGTCCTGGACGAAGGCGATGAAGGAGGGCTCCGACGCCCTGCTCCGTACGGTCCGCGAGAAGCTGGAGTCCGCGGACTGGTCCAGCGCGGAGTCCCTGAAGAACGCGGTCCTGGCGGCCGGCGAGGAGCACGGCCTGAAGCTCGGCAAGGCCCAGGCCCCGGTCCGCGTCGCGGTCACCGGCCGCACGGTGGGCCTGCCGCTGTTCGAGTCCCTGGAGATCCTGGGCAAGGAGAAGACCCTGTCCCGTATCGACGCGGCACTGGCGAAGCTCACGGCCTAA
- the leuD gene encoding 3-isopropylmalate dehydratase small subunit, with protein MEAFTAHTGRAVPLRRSNVDTDQIIPAHWLKKVTRDGFEDGLFEAWRKDSSFILNQPERKGATVLVAGPDFGTGSSREHAVWALQNYGFKTVISSRFADIFRGNSLKNGLLTVVLEQKVVDALWELTEADPTAEITVDLEKRQVLATGITADFELDENARWRLLNGLDDISLTLQNEADIAAYEASRPAFKPRTIDV; from the coding sequence ATGGAAGCTTTCACCGCACACACCGGCCGGGCCGTACCGCTGCGCCGCAGCAACGTCGACACCGACCAGATCATCCCGGCCCACTGGCTGAAGAAGGTCACCCGCGACGGCTTCGAGGACGGCCTGTTCGAGGCCTGGCGCAAGGATTCGTCCTTCATCCTCAACCAGCCCGAGCGCAAGGGCGCCACGGTGCTGGTGGCCGGGCCCGACTTCGGCACCGGATCCTCCCGTGAGCACGCCGTATGGGCCCTGCAGAACTACGGCTTCAAGACCGTCATCTCCTCCCGGTTCGCCGATATCTTCCGCGGCAACTCGCTCAAGAACGGCCTGCTGACGGTGGTTCTGGAGCAGAAGGTCGTGGACGCGCTCTGGGAGCTGACCGAGGCCGACCCGACTGCCGAAATCACCGTGGACTTGGAGAAGCGACAGGTTCTGGCCACGGGAATCACGGCTGACTTCGAGCTTGACGAGAACGCCCGCTGGCGGCTGCTGAACGGTCTCGACGACATCAGCCTCACCCTTCAGAACGAAGCAGACATCGCCGCTTACGAGGCATCCCGACCGGCCTTCAAACCCCGCACAATTGACGTCTGA
- a CDS encoding sensor histidine kinase has protein sequence MQGRFKRDGSAAAEQEPRGGTDRGSSPQHTQNQGPAAPGDSGDRAARPGAAAPGGDGPKPPLKSKGPTDTGSRIALRNWRISTRLVSLLTLPVVAATTLGGLRINQSMDDMKQLEHMQLLTDMTKQATALAEKLQAERDLSAGPLANGASVADFKVSEPRAATDRARTSFLETTRGIPNTENDQALESIRANANEIAVQVNALTKIRETAYAPGAPHSQTIEAYSRLIQSLLSLSQDMAQATSNPEMIKRTRALAAFSSAKEFASIQRAVIAAALPGGADDKAPGLSEPDRLYGLANLENGKTEIKAFRAIYSSIGGNADELTDPLENGNPTIKASELYAKRVLDTKGGLATQPKRSHLDWTDDYSVRIRAMGTIEATLLGQMEAKARELRQQSQRDAIINGALILVVLGVSLVGAFVVARSMIRSLRRLQDTATKVAQDRLPELVKQLSEADPQDVDTSVESVGVHSRDEIGQVAAAFDDVHREAVRLAAEQALLRGNVNAMFTNLSRRSQGLIQRQLSLISELESREADPDQLSSLFKLDHLATRMRRNGENLLVLAGEEPGRRWTRPVPLVDVLRAAASEVEQYERIELASVPATEVAGRVVNDLVHLLAELLENATSFSSPQTKVRVTGHALPDGRVLVEIHDTGIGLSPEDLAAINERLASPPTVDVSVSRRMGLFVVGRLSLRHGIRIQLRPSDSGGTTALVMLPVDVANGGKKVPSMPGAGGQGAVPSAPGGRPGGGPGANGGGRPGLGGAPSGGLGGAPAGGRFGAGAPRGQVGAGAAPRAALPPRQGQGQGQQGGQSQGQGGGLAGAFGSGTGRGAPSAPVRNEARQNGFQQGAPGAGDRGRQLPPSGGPRAELPGGSSSHRREEPQRPQRPQRPQATSWGSEQPSAPQQRPSADAPRGHEDNESTRGPGSTAEFARPDFNGPPPRGGDRGAGSGADSTGQFVRPDVFGAQDSSSSGQFARPNTGAPQPPAPSANPRRRGGRDTADYGVPRPAHNALPPQPQPEALPPAGPGDGRTPLYDTLETNWFHGPQSGQPAEQPQAPAVPPQPTERPAPPMPQRTPAPTPVTPGNAPNASGATWRTSPNDELVRQAERVRKPAAGGVTTSGLPRRVPRANLVPGTAQEQNHQAGPQVSRAPDDVRGRLTNLRRGIQQGRQQSSSTTGSFDLGPTHQQER, from the coding sequence GTGCAGGGACGTTTCAAGAGGGATGGCAGCGCTGCGGCGGAACAGGAGCCGCGTGGCGGGACCGACCGCGGTTCCTCGCCCCAGCACACCCAAAACCAGGGACCGGCAGCGCCCGGCGACAGCGGTGACCGTGCCGCGCGCCCCGGTGCGGCCGCACCGGGCGGCGACGGGCCCAAGCCCCCGCTGAAATCCAAGGGACCCACGGACACCGGTTCGCGAATAGCCCTGCGCAACTGGCGCATCAGCACGCGTCTGGTGTCCCTGCTCACCCTGCCGGTCGTCGCGGCGACCACGCTGGGCGGACTCCGTATCAATCAGTCCATGGACGATATGAAGCAGCTGGAGCACATGCAGCTGCTGACGGACATGACCAAGCAGGCGACCGCGCTGGCGGAGAAGCTCCAGGCGGAGCGCGACCTGTCCGCGGGCCCGCTGGCCAACGGCGCGAGCGTCGCCGACTTCAAGGTCTCGGAACCACGAGCGGCGACCGACCGGGCCAGGACCTCCTTCCTCGAGACCACCCGGGGCATCCCCAACACGGAGAACGATCAGGCGCTGGAGAGCATCCGCGCCAACGCGAACGAGATCGCCGTCCAGGTCAACGCGCTGACCAAGATCCGCGAGACCGCCTACGCCCCGGGCGCCCCGCACTCCCAGACCATCGAGGCCTACAGCCGGCTGATCCAGTCGCTGCTGAGCCTCTCCCAGGACATGGCCCAGGCGACCAGCAACCCGGAGATGATCAAGAGGACGCGTGCCCTGGCGGCGTTCTCCTCCGCCAAGGAATTCGCCTCCATCCAGCGTGCGGTCATCGCCGCCGCTCTCCCGGGCGGTGCCGACGATAAGGCCCCGGGCCTCAGCGAGCCCGACCGGCTCTACGGTCTGGCCAACCTGGAGAACGGCAAGACGGAGATCAAGGCCTTCAGGGCGATCTACTCGTCCATCGGCGGCAACGCCGATGAACTGACCGACCCGCTGGAGAACGGCAACCCCACGATCAAGGCGTCCGAGCTCTACGCCAAGCGCGTGCTCGACACCAAGGGCGGTCTGGCCACCCAGCCCAAGCGTTCCCACCTGGACTGGACCGACGACTACTCGGTCCGCATCAGGGCGATGGGCACCATCGAGGCCACACTGCTCGGCCAGATGGAGGCCAAGGCGCGCGAGCTGCGCCAGCAGTCGCAGCGCGACGCGATCATCAACGGTGCGCTCATCCTCGTCGTCCTCGGCGTCTCGCTCGTCGGCGCCTTCGTCGTGGCCCGCTCCATGATCCGCTCCCTGCGCAGGCTGCAGGACACCGCCACCAAGGTCGCCCAGGACCGGCTGCCCGAGCTGGTCAAGCAGCTCTCCGAGGCCGACCCGCAGGACGTCGACACCTCGGTGGAGTCCGTCGGTGTGCACTCCAGGGACGAGATCGGCCAGGTGGCCGCGGCCTTCGACGACGTGCACCGCGAGGCGGTCCGCCTCGCCGCCGAGCAGGCGCTGCTGCGAGGCAACGTCAACGCGATGTTCACCAACCTCTCGCGCCGCAGCCAGGGTCTTATCCAGCGTCAGCTCTCGCTCATCTCCGAGCTGGAGTCCCGCGAGGCCGACCCGGACCAGCTGTCCTCCCTCTTCAAGCTGGACCACCTCGCGACCCGTATGCGCCGGAACGGCGAAAACCTCCTCGTCCTCGCGGGCGAGGAGCCGGGCCGCCGGTGGACCCGGCCGGTTCCGCTGGTCGACGTGCTCCGTGCCGCCGCCTCCGAGGTGGAGCAGTACGAGCGCATCGAACTCGCCTCGGTCCCGGCGACCGAGGTCGCGGGACGCGTCGTCAACGACCTTGTGCACCTCCTCGCCGAGCTGCTCGAGAACGCGACGTCCTTCTCCTCCCCGCAGACCAAGGTCCGCGTCACCGGTCACGCGCTGCCCGACGGGCGTGTGCTCGTCGAGATCCACGACACCGGTATCGGTCTCTCGCCCGAGGACCTCGCGGCGATCAACGAGCGGCTCGCCTCGCCGCCCACCGTGGACGTCTCGGTGTCGCGACGGATGGGTCTGTTCGTGGTCGGCCGGCTGTCCCTGCGACACGGCATCCGTATCCAGCTGCGTCCCTCCGACTCCGGCGGTACGACCGCGCTGGTCATGCTGCCCGTCGATGTCGCCAACGGCGGCAAGAAGGTCCCGAGCATGCCCGGTGCGGGCGGCCAGGGCGCCGTTCCCTCGGCGCCCGGCGGCCGTCCGGGCGGCGGTCCCGGTGCGAACGGTGGCGGCCGTCCCGGTCTCGGCGGTGCTCCCTCGGGCGGACTGGGCGGCGCTCCGGCCGGCGGCCGGTTCGGCGCCGGTGCGCCGCGCGGCCAGGTCGGTGCGGGCGCGGCTCCGCGTGCCGCGCTGCCGCCCCGCCAGGGACAGGGTCAGGGTCAGCAGGGCGGTCAGAGCCAGGGTCAGGGCGGCGGTCTCGCCGGCGCCTTCGGCTCGGGCACGGGCCGGGGCGCCCCGAGCGCTCCGGTGCGCAACGAGGCGCGCCAGAACGGCTTCCAGCAGGGTGCTCCGGGCGCGGGTGACCGCGGCCGTCAGCTGCCGCCCTCCGGCGGCCCGCGTGCCGAGCTGCCCGGTGGCAGCTCCTCGCACCGCCGGGAGGAGCCGCAGCGTCCACAGCGGCCGCAGCGGCCGCAGGCCACCAGCTGGGGCAGCGAGCAGCCGTCCGCCCCGCAGCAGCGTCCGTCCGCGGATGCGCCGCGCGGCCACGAGGACAACGAGTCCACCCGCGGTCCCGGCTCCACGGCCGAGTTCGCACGGCCCGACTTCAACGGGCCGCCGCCGCGCGGCGGTGACCGGGGCGCAGGTTCCGGTGCCGATTCCACCGGGCAGTTCGTACGTCCCGATGTCTTCGGCGCCCAGGACTCCTCGTCCTCGGGGCAGTTCGCCCGTCCGAACACAGGCGCCCCGCAGCCGCCGGCCCCCTCCGCCAACCCGCGTCGGCGCGGTGGCCGGGACACCGCCGACTACGGAGTGCCGCGTCCGGCGCACAACGCACTGCCGCCCCAGCCTCAGCCGGAGGCACTGCCGCCGGCCGGTCCCGGCGACGGCCGTACGCCGCTCTACGACACCCTTGAGACGAACTGGTTCCACGGCCCGCAGAGCGGTCAGCCCGCCGAGCAGCCGCAGGCTCCCGCCGTCCCGCCGCAGCCGACGGAGCGTCCCGCTCCGCCGATGCCGCAGCGCACCCCGGCGCCGACCCCGGTGAC
- a CDS encoding fumarylacetoacetate hydrolase family protein yields the protein MRIARFSIDGNVAFGAVEGEGTINQGDLVLDIIKGIPFADFELSGTKVPLAPQSQDRVRLLPPVLPSKVVAFGRNYAEHAAELGNEVPDAPFAFFKPSTSVVGPGDPIAYPSFSQELHHEAELAVVIGRMCREVPRERVKDVILGYTCANDVTARDVQKREKQWARAKGFDSSCPLGPWVETDLDPSDLAIQCTVNGEQRQLGRTSQMIHSIEDLIVNISEAMTLLPGDVVLTGTPAGVGPLNVGDEVAVTIQGIGTLTNKVIKRG from the coding sequence GTGCGCATCGCCAGGTTCTCCATCGACGGCAATGTCGCCTTCGGCGCGGTCGAGGGCGAAGGAACCATCAACCAAGGTGACCTCGTCCTCGACATCATCAAGGGCATCCCGTTCGCAGACTTCGAGCTCTCCGGTACGAAGGTCCCGCTGGCTCCGCAGTCGCAGGACCGGGTCCGGCTGCTGCCGCCCGTGCTCCCCAGCAAGGTCGTGGCCTTCGGCCGCAACTACGCGGAGCACGCGGCGGAGCTCGGCAACGAGGTGCCCGACGCGCCGTTCGCCTTCTTCAAGCCGTCCACCTCGGTGGTCGGACCCGGCGACCCGATCGCATACCCCTCCTTCTCCCAGGAACTGCACCACGAGGCCGAACTGGCCGTGGTCATCGGCCGGATGTGCCGCGAAGTCCCGCGCGAGCGCGTCAAGGACGTGATCCTCGGCTACACCTGCGCCAATGACGTCACCGCGCGCGACGTCCAGAAGCGCGAGAAGCAGTGGGCCAGGGCCAAGGGCTTCGACAGCTCCTGCCCGCTCGGCCCCTGGGTGGAGACCGACCTCGACCCGAGCGACCTGGCGATCCAGTGCACGGTCAACGGAGAGCAGCGTCAGCTCGGCCGTACGAGCCAGATGATCCACTCCATCGAGGATCTGATCGTCAACATCTCCGAGGCGATGACGCTGCTCCCCGGCGACGTCGTCCTCACGGGCACCCCGGCCGGGGTCGGCCCCCTCAACGTCGGCGACGAGGTCGCCGTCACCATTCAAGGCATCGGCACTCTCACCAACAAGGTGATCAAGCGTGGCTAA
- a CDS encoding STAS domain-containing protein, whose protein sequence is MDAAGAEPLVRTAELRITRIRRPPGLSIEGVVDVHTHRHLRTALEVIASTDGDVQLELSGLEFLDLGGLRMLIAFAGTRDGGHHVELTGLAPHLRNVIALVGWDDTPGLRLGAHRVK, encoded by the coding sequence ATGGATGCTGCCGGCGCGGAACCCCTCGTACGCACCGCGGAGTTACGCATCACGCGCATCCGCCGGCCGCCGGGCCTGAGCATCGAGGGCGTGGTTGACGTCCACACCCACCGCCATCTGCGTACCGCGCTCGAAGTGATCGCCTCGACCGACGGTGATGTCCAACTCGAGCTCTCCGGACTCGAGTTCCTCGATCTCGGCGGACTGCGCATGCTGATTGCCTTCGCCGGAACGCGAGATGGGGGCCATCATGTGGAGCTGACCGGCCTCGCCCCGCATCTGCGGAATGTGATCGCGCTGGTCGGCTGGGACGACACTCCCGGTCTTCGGCTGGGAGCCCACCGTGTCAAGTGA